One Elephas maximus indicus isolate mEleMax1 chromosome X, mEleMax1 primary haplotype, whole genome shotgun sequence DNA segment encodes these proteins:
- the PWWP3B gene encoding PWWP domain-containing DNA repair factor 3B, translated as MDDEYVLCIYKNQLWPAKVLSRSEPSSTDQINKALPLEVQIFSLDEKITVESTEVESLNKSQIEDMYSSLASQSEVSDREGTAYERSLKVALDILNERTHFGQASTAGEEEITALSQDVPQNRSDSPPLNNYRKCKGDVGECLEESENPAFLLASSESDDTLYDDKSQVHTSEMETKPSQNSSWCQSFSSFSEDDDEKESKIKIDFSTVTSLCSTIKEEKKYVKDEKFVPFFPSDTVTVPRALKEEADDTFPETLATSHEYSTVSENTEDPGEGPSNSSIDAIQNRPSIDSEMQVMTSPKHGSGESWCSPGTSNRVLDSSCHLLNDRINLHRLDFENLEEELQGKSVHLNHIDTSVLDEDEEDEELPRLVFHYEPRPLETGAIVWFKYQKYPFWPAVVKSIRRKERKASVLFVEVNMSPEKRGVRVPFRKLKKFDCEEKQALVEKAREAYHESIDWCLSLICDYRVRIGCGSFVGNFFEYYRADISYPIRKEMKQDTLRDIFPKLHNQGTVETMVVTSQTKKMSFQKILPDRMKAARDRANKNLVDFIVNARGTDNHLLDILKGKKKSRWLQSFLHAKNFIPSIETYFEDEDQLDEVVKYLQEISKDIDDSMLTMIKTDKIKFILEVLLPEAIICSISAVDGLDYKEAEAKYLKGPSLGYRERELFDSKILFGKRRKPLTNEFH; from the coding sequence ATGGATGACGAGTATGTCTTATGCATCTATAAAAACCAGTTATGGCCAGCAAAGGTTTTATCCAGATCTGAACCTTCATCAACTGATCAGATAAATAAGGCACTTCCCCTAGAAGTTCAAATATTCTCATTAGATGAAAAAATTACAGTGGAAAGCACAGAAGTAGAGAGCCTAAATAAGTCTCAAATTGAAGACATGTATTCCTCACTAGCATCACAGTCAGAGGTCAGTGATAGAGAAGGAACAGCCTATGAAAGATCACTTAAAGTGGCACTGGATATTCTGAATGAGAGAACACATTTCGGTCAAGCCAGCACTGCAGGTGAAGAAGAGATCACTGCACTCTCTCAAGATGTACCACAAAATCGATCTGATTCACCCCCTCTGAACAACTATCGGAAGTGCAAAGGGGACGTAGGGGAGTGTCTAGAGGAAAGTGAAAACCCAGCATTCCTGTTGGCATCTTCAGAGAGTGATGACACCCTGTATGATGATAAATCACAGGTGCACACAAGTGAAATGGAAACAAAGCCATCACAAAACTCCAGCTGGTGCCAgagtttctcttcattttcagaggATGATGATGAGAAAGAGAGCAAGATAAAGATTGACTTCTCGACAGTTACGTCCTTGTGTTCCAcaatcaaagaggaaaaaaaatatgttaaagATGAAAAGTTTGTTCCGTTTTTCCCATCAGATACTGTCACTGTGCCCAGAGCTTTGAAAGAAGAGGCGGATGACACCTTCCCAGAGACCCTGGCTACTTCCCATGAATACTCTACTGTCTCAGAGAATACTGAGGATCCTGGAGAGGGTCCCTCAAATTCAAGCATAGATGCCATCCAAAATCGACCTTCCATAGATTCAGAGATGCAGGTTATGACATCCCCCAAGCATGGTTCAGGAGAATCCTGGTGTTCACCTGGTACCTCTAACCGTGTCCTAGATAGTTCATGCCATCTTTTGAATGATAGAATAAATCTTCACAGACTGGATTTTGAGAACCTTGAAGAAGAACTTCAAGGCAAGTCAGTGCATCTAAATCATATTGATACTTCTGTGTTAGATGAAGATGAGGAAGATGAAGAACTTCCTCGGCTAGTTTTTCATTATGAGCCACGTCCACTTGAGACAGGAGCAATAGTCTGGTTTAAATATCAAAAATACCCATTTTGGCCAGCAGTGGTAAAAAGCATCAGAcgaaaagaaaggaaagcaagtGTGCTTTTTGTTGAGGTGAACATGAGTCCTGAAAAGCGAGGCGTTAGAGTGCCCTTTAGAAAACTAAAGAAATTTGATTGTGAAGAAAAACAAGCACTAGTGGAAAAAGCCAGGGAGGCTTACCATGAAAGTATTGACTGGTGCCTATCACTCATTTGTGACTACAGAGTTAGGATAGGTTGTGGTTCTTTTGTGGGCAATTTTTTTGAGTATTACAGAGCTGACATTAGTTATCCGattagaaaagaaatgaaacaggatacCTTGAGGGACATTTTTCCAAAACTGCATAATCAAGGTACTGTGGAAACTATGGTTGTGACTTCCCAGACCAAGAAAATGTCCTTTCAGAAAATTCTCCCTGACCGAATGAAGGCTGCTCGAGACCGAGCCAACAAGAACCTAGTAGACTTCATCGTGAATGCAAGGGGAACAGACAACCATCTCCTGGACAttttaaaaggcaagaaaaagtccAGGTGGCTGCAATCATTTTTGCACGCCAAAAATTTCATCCCCAGTATTGAAACATACTTTGAGGATGAAGATCAGTTGGATGAGGTGGTAAAGTATTTACAAGAAATATCCAAAGACATAGACGACAGCATGCTGACGATGATAAAAACTGATAAAATTAAATTTATCCTGGAAGTTCTTCTGCCAGAAGCAATCATTTGTTCAATTTCTGCTGTTGATGGATTAGATTACAAGGAGGCTGAAGCAAAGTATCTAAAAGGGCCATCTCTAGGCTACAGGGAAAGAGAATTATTTGATTCAAAAATCCTATTtggaaagagaaggaaaccaCTAACAAACGAATTTCATTAA